One genomic window of Bactrocera dorsalis isolate Fly_Bdor chromosome 4, ASM2337382v1, whole genome shotgun sequence includes the following:
- the LOC105229759 gene encoding p21-activated protein kinase-interacting protein 1-like, with protein MEVIIGTYEEFLLGYKLVINENASFVQSFADKSHAGPLKCVAVHGNFVATGATDDRIFLYDMRSRKQTNIILSHEGTINALAFTPDSSHLLSGGDDGRMIATRQNTWATEGNWKAHKGLAVNQISCHPSGKLALSLGADRVLCTWNLVKGRVAYRTNLKSRSTLGTQPDCLTWSPTGDYFTLCGFRAAEIWSIKSADVLVSRKTKEKPICVCWVADELCLVGLESGKILWLEVTEEEEEDEKEHFTEAHDTRVKVMAFHKDTLITISSSGEMKAWQLNINQKDLKPMCTTNIGCRPTCLSILDLTQFGGAFVLKNNDTKEDKQQVNIVPKKAVKPPERGVVTIEYEDDAQDEPEQESSEDDTDSSEPSSSQVQEKTRKRKGNVDKKSQSQTKKNQLKQKGSPLSKKQKNNKNK; from the exons ATGGAAGTAATTATCGGAACTTATGAGGAATTCCTTCTCGGTTATAAACTcgtaataaatgaaaatgcgagTTTCGTGCAATCCTTTGCAGATAAATCGCATGCGGGTCCACTAAAATGTGTAGCAGTGCATGGGAACTTCGTGGCTACTGGCGCCACAGATGATCGTATCTTCTTGTATGACATGCGTTCGAGGAAGCAAACAAAT ATTATTTTGTCGCATGAGGGTACCATCAACGCATTGGCTTTTACACCGGACAGCTCACATTTGCTATCAGGCGGCGACGATGGACGTATGATTGCGACACGTCAAAACACTTGGGCTACAGAGGGTAATTGGAAGGCACACAAGGGTTTAGCAGTCAACCAAATCAGTTGTCATCCGAGTGGTAAGCTAGCACTGTCACTCGGTGCAGATCGTGTATTATGCACATGGAATCTGGTAAAGGGACGTGTAGCGTACCGAACTAATTTAAAGAGTCGCAGTACGTTGGGCACGCAACCAGATTGTCTGACGTGGTCGCCAACTGGTGATTATTTCACCTTATGTGGTTTTCGTGCGGCAGAGATTTGGTCTATCAAATCGGCAGATGTTTTGGTGAGCCGAAAGACAAAGGAAAAGCCTATATGTGTTTGCTGGGTGGCTGATGAATTATGTCTGGTTGGCTTGGAAAGTGGTAAAATATTGTGGCTTGAAGtgacagaagaagaagaagaggatgaAAAG GAACATTTTACGGAAGCGCACGACACAAGAGTTAAAGTTATGGCTTTCCATAAAGACACATTAATAACAATATCGAG TTCCGGCGAAATGAAAGCTTGGCAATTGAATATAAACCAGAAAGATTTGAAACCAATGTGCACAACCAACATCGGCTGTCGTCCGACCTGTCTTAGCATTTTAGACCTAACTCAATTCGGTGGTGCTTTTGTTTTAAAGAATAACGACAcaaaagaagacaaacaacAAGTAAATATTGTACCAAAGAAAGCTGTGAAGCCACCGGAACGTGGTGTTGTTACGATTGAATACGAGGACGATGCGCAAGACGAACCGGAGCAAGAAAGCAGTGAAGATGACACAGATTCATCTGAACCGAGTAGCAGTCAAGTgcaagaaaaaacaagaaaacgaaagggaaatgttgataaaaaatcacaatcacaaacaaagaaaaatcaaCTGAAACAAAAAGGATCACCACTCagtaaaaaacagaaaaataataaaaataaataa
- the LOC105229758 gene encoding lipase member H yields MKLHFLITILVLALSHAEVAPDEEDYGRTWMWMPDGDGKPHVAYLTEPPQDSQQDDVPDFVHVELFDSANTANPTTMQISVANHTTSEGRKSRQKRDTWEEMAGKFNADLDTKILVHGWKSSTTSDSIQSIRGAYTMRGNLNIFAINWRDQADNIYYLKPARYTVQVGRAVAKLIDLLVEEKDADSKRIHLIGHSLGAHIMGYAGSYTKYRVGRITGLDPARPAFENCSGPEHHLDPSDADFVDVIHSCGGVLGFREPIGCVDFYPNGGGAPQPGCTEISQIFTGCSHGRSYEYFAESIHSEKGFYAAPCSSLKELIGRNCTGTKILMGDPVPLTARGIYYLKTGSKPGFALGLD; encoded by the exons atgaaactgcactttttaataacaattttgg TATTAGCCTTAAGCCACGCCGAAGTTGCGCCCGACGAGGAGGATTATGGTCGTACATGGATGTGGATGCCCGATGGTGATGGCAAACCTCATGTTGCCTATCTAACAGAGCCACCCCAGGATAGTCAGCAAGACGATGTGCCGGATTTCGTGCATGTGGAGCTGTTTGATAG TGCAAATACCGCGAATCCTACAACAATGCAAATATCTGTTGCCAATCATACTACCAGTGAAGGTAGGAAGAGTAGACAGAAGCGCGATACTTGGGAAGAGATGGCCGGTAAATTCAACGCCGATTTGGACACGAAAATTTTGGTACACGGTTGGAAGTCGAGCACGACCAGTGACTCAATACAATCTATACGTGGTGCATACACTATGCGCgggaatttgaatattttcg CAATCAATTGGCGCGATCAAGCAGACAATATTTACTATCTGAAACCCGCACGTTACACCGTGCAAGTGGGCCGAGCTGTTGCTAAGCTTATTGATCTACTTGTTGAGGAAAAGGATGCTGACTCCAAGCGCATACATCTAATCGGTCATAGCTTGGGGGCGCATATAATGGGCTATGCAGGGTCCTACACCAAATATCGTGTTGGCAGAATCACAG GTCTCGATCCTGCCCGACCGGCTTTTGAAAACTGCAGCGGACCGGAGCATCATTTAGACCCATCAGATGCAGATTTCGTTGATGTCATACATAGTTGTGGTGGCGTTTTGGGTTTTCGTGAACCAATTGGTTGCGTGGATTTTTATCCGAATGGCGGCGGCGCACCGCAACCGGGCTGCACAGAGATTTCACAAATCTTTA CCGGCTGTAGCCACGGTCGTTCCTATGAGTACTTTGCGGAATCCATACATAGTGAGAAAGGTTTCTATGCTGCACCCTGTTCATCGTTGAAAGAGTTAATCGGTCGTAATTGCACGGGTACCAAGATATTAATGGGTGATCCTGTGCCGTTGACTGCGCGTGGCATTTACTATTTGAAGACTGGTAGTAAACCAGGCTTCGCTTTGGGTTTGGACTAA